A genomic window from Nicotiana sylvestris chromosome 11, ASM39365v2, whole genome shotgun sequence includes:
- the LOC138880768 gene encoding uncharacterized protein yields MSKIPIMLKSNGNWDNYGRFRDFEVDAIVVDDNANYGILSSTIAEQLSIDTSDKIIEIKYIVNENCPPMEIRNDMGVRAYMETKKENKNLGSYPLCISVRDFNMELAINNESTSAGSSGSLNLLEFPSSPAIEEYQSEIITESTQTYIEEGQVYQDKQTVAAAMKNYSVMHKFQFRVKRSSHRSYWLICVAESCKWHFKATSINDSAMFKIRSFSRQHTCCLMDETFIQRKRTAAVLGSMVVPKYCDPKTVYTPKDIQTDMLSEHGLNLSYMQAWRAKEKALQFLRGNPCDSYNKLPKYFYILEKNYPGSVVKLKKAADDCFLYAFVALCTSINGWQHCRPVVVVDGTFLKSAYRGIMLTASTMDAAGTIFPLAYAVVDSENDASWKWFFEQFKEAYGERPSMCVVSDRHESILKATSVVYPGLAHYSCMWHIWTNIRSKFKKGHLQLHELYFATARSYTMDEFNERMLKIEEVDLRVKSYLYDIGYHRWSRVHATVNRTFTMTSNIAESLNAVTKDARELPIFDLFEYMRTLLERWTKEKLSKAKGTFTYLGHKYNKELEDNSTLSQKLRVRASTDHIHTVLDGVKRYIVCLENKKCSCGQFQLDELPCAHALAALRHRNETYENYCSPYYTRKSLLLTYEMPVNPLPDEGKWDVPQHILDEVVKPPARDKRQPGRPHKERYKTFDEINSKKYKVSCGNCGGEGHNKRTCKNVPKKK; encoded by the exons atgtcaaaaatcccaataaTGCTGAAATCGAATGGTAATTGGGATAACTATGGCAGATTTAGAGATTTTGAAGTTGATGCCATTGTGGTAGATGATAATGCAAACTACGGAATTCTCAGTTCTACAATTGCAGAACAATTATCGATTGATACATCGgataaaattatagaaatcaaatacattgtgaaCGAGAATTGTCCTCCAATGGAGATTAGGAATGATATGGGGGTTCGTGCTTACATGGAAaccaaaaaggagaataaaaacttaggttcgtatcctttatgtataagcgtaagagatttcaatatggaattggcaATCAACAATGAAAGCACCAGTGCAG GTTCGTCTGGATCCCTAAACTTACTTGAATTTCCATCCTCACCAGCTATAGaggaatatcaaagtgaaataataactgaatCTACGCAAACATATATTGAAGAAGGACAAGTTTATCAGGACAAGCAAACAGTAGCTGCTGCAATGAAGAATTATTCAGTGATGCACAAGTTCCAGTTCAGAGTAAAAAGATCTAGTCATAGAAG CTACTGGCTTATATGTGTTGCTGAAAGCTGTAAATGGCATTTCAAGGCAACGTCAATTAATGATTCGGCAATGTTCAAGATAAGAAGTTTCAGCCGTCAACACACATGCTGCCTAATGGACGAAACATTCATACAGCGCAAACGTACTGCAGCAGTACTTGGTAGCATGGTCGTTCCAAAGTATTGTGATCCTAAGACTGTTTACACACCAAAGGACATACAAACTGACATGTTATCCGAACATGGACTGAAcctaagctacatgcaagcatggagagcaaaggaaaaagctttacagtttttgagagggaatccgtgtgactcctacaacaaattacccaaatatttttatattcttgagaagaattatcctggtTCTGTTGTTAAATTGAAGAAGGCAGCAGATGATTGCTTCTTATacgcatttgttgctctttgtacaTCAATAAATGGTTGGCAACATTGTAGGCCGGTAGTAGTGGTTGATGGGACATTCTTAAAGTCAGCCTACAGGGGGATTATGCTGACAGCAAGCACCATGGATGCAGCAG GTACTATTTTTCCCTTGGCATATGCTGTGGTTGATTCTGAAAACGACGCGTCTTGGAagtggttctttgagcaattcaaggaGGCATATGGTGAAAGACCTTCAATGTGTGTTGTTTCAGATAGGCATGAGAGTATACTGAAGGCAACATCAGTTGTCTATCCGGGATTGGCACACTACTCTTGCATGTGGCATATATGGACAAATAtaaggtcaaaattcaagaagggacatctacaattacatgaattgtactttgctacagcacggtcatacactatggatgaatttaatgaaaggatgttGAAGATTGAAGAGGTAGACCTGCGTGTAAAGTCTTACCTATAtgatattggctatcatagatggtCAAGAGTACATGCAACGGTGAATAGAACTTTTACTATGACGTCAAACATTGCCGAGTCGTTGAATGCTGTAACAAAAGATGCAAGAGAGCTTCCAATATTTGATCTATTTGAGTATATGAGGACTCTTCTTGAACGTTGGACAAAAGAAAAGTTGTCGAAGGCAAAGGGTACTTTCACATACCTTGGTCACAAATACAACAAAGAATTGGAAGACAACAGTACATTATCTCAGAAACTAAGG gtgagggcttcaacagatcatatacatactgtgttagatggtgtgaagcggtacattgtgtgtctagaaaacaagaaatgtagctgtggacaattccaacttgatgaacttCCATGTGCGCATGCTTTGGCAGCATTAAGGCATAGGAATGAAACATACGAAAACTATTGCTCTCCGTATTACACAAGGAAGAGCCTTCTGCTTACCTATGAAATGCCAGTAAATCCTCTTCCTGATGAAGGCAAATGGGATGTGCCACAACATATTTTGGATGAGGTAGTAAAGCCACCGGCGCGAGATAAAAGGCAGCCAGGGAGACCTCACAAGGAAAGATATAAAACATTTGATGAAATAAATTCAAAGAAATACAAGGTGTCATGTGGCAATTGTGGAggtgaagggcataacaaaagaaCTTGCAAGAATGTGCCGAAAAAGAAATGA